A stretch of Zootoca vivipara chromosome 13, rZooViv1.1, whole genome shotgun sequence DNA encodes these proteins:
- the LOC132593128 gene encoding uncharacterized protein LOC132593128, translating to MLAATYCGLAAHEEASARASAIQHLGLLRGWVRDQGLPITTTEEAAINELVAVLIHLEDEDEVAKAARRALSHLAPQVKWWAHPDKFSLHFALHQAAKHLSKTFSKNILRSAALTCTKPPANRLPAVSRVAALLLGHLAFRNASFIQNQDMASYGTWLEEMQQHEEEGLRRTGRSCLNIMQRACKHRQKGRVQRLVRRLLHCVHREPYPQDFLSCMPERPKSRQAKAT from the exons ATGCTGGCGGCAACCTACTGCGGTCTGGCTGCCCAT GAGGAAGCCTCGGCCCGGGCATCAGCCATCCAACATCTGGGGCTGCTTCGGGGCTGGGTGAGAGACCAAGGGCTTCCcataacaacaacagaagaagcaGCCATTAATGAACTGGTCGCCGTCCTCATTCACCTCGAAGACGAGGACGAGGTGGCCAAG GCCGCAAGGAGGGCTCTTTCCCATCTAGCCCCGCAAGTCAAGTGGTGGGCGCATCCCGACAAATTTAGCCTCCACTTTGCTCTCCACCAGGCTGCCAAGCATCTG AGCAAGACCTTCAGCAAGAACATCCTTCGGAGTGCTGCCTTGACATGTACGAAGCCGCCTGCCAACAGGCTGCCAGCAGTCTCCAGGGTGGCAGCCCTGCTTCTGG GTCATCTGGCTTTCCGGAATGCCAGTTTCATCCAAAATCAAGACATGGCATCCTATGGTACAT GGCTGGAAGAGATGCAGCAGCACGAGGAAGAAGGGCTCAGGCGGACAGGGAGGAGCTGCCTGAACATCATGCAGCGGGCCTGTAAACATCGGCAGAAAGGCAGGGTCCAGCGCCTTGTGAGGAGGCTGCTCCACTGTGTTCACAGGGAACCTTACCCGCAGGACTTCCTGAGCTGCATGCCAG AACGTCCGAAGTCGCGCCAGGCCAAGGCAACGTGA